One part of the Prunus persica cultivar Lovell chromosome G5, Prunus_persica_NCBIv2, whole genome shotgun sequence genome encodes these proteins:
- the LOC18776805 gene encoding uncharacterized protein LOC18776805, whose amino-acid sequence MGKQEGTLWDDSALINAFDDAMSSYKKIHGKKMNEASTKEEKVAINTAEQVITEIEESEEAKRPGDADDHSNDTLKTTAEAGETSNISEVKENHHVDSHVPEPYSQVAQDVQNDYSYSQGAADYNQLLNQYYEVEEKRQKLLEQLHQFGGWNYQYSGEVSGSIVQGDTAYSSQQHAVPTCQPSNPAVVCSCCPYLGQCLMAPCISFPASLPGGSCAGRTCTNACLATSPGQSFSLEDDRIVKTAMGTAERALSSMKMKISGDSNISEDKKDEKREGEMAESTSSETDLTLVLNAWYSAGFFTGKYLVEQSVAKRRHT is encoded by the exons ATGGGGAAGCAGGAAGGTACCTTGTGGGACGATTCAGCTCTGATCAATGCTTTTGACGATGCCATGTCCAGCTACAAG AAAATTCACGGCAAGAAAATGAATGAGGCGTCAACCAAGGAAGAAAAAGTTGCCATCAACACTGCAGAACAAGTCATTACTGAGATTGAAGAAAGTGAGGAGGCTAAAAG ACCAGGGGATGCAGATGACCATAGTAATGACACATTGAAGACTACTGCAGAAGCTGGAGAGACCAGTAATATATCAGAAGTGAAAGAAAACCATCATGTAGATTCGCATGTACCTGAGCCCTACTCACAAGTTGCTCAGGATGTGCAAAATGACTATTCATATTCACAAGGTGCAGCAGATTATAACCAGTTACTCAACCAGTATTATGAGGTTGAGGAGAAAAGACAGAAGCTACTAGAGCAGCTTCATCAGTTTGGTGGTTGGAATTATCAATATTCTGGTgaagtttctggttccattgTACAGGGGGATACTGCTTATAGTTCTCAGCAGCATGCAGTCCCTACATGCCAACCTTCTAATCCAGCTGTTGTCTGCTCATGTTGCCCGTATCTTGGTCAGTGCTTGATGGCTCCATGCATTTCATTTCCTGCTAGTTTACCGGGTGGGTCATGTGCTGGTAGAACTTGTACCAATGCTTGTTTAGCAACAAGCCCTGGGCAATCATTTTCTCTTGAAGATGATCGAATTGTCAAGACGGCAATGGGGACTGCAGAAAGAGCATTATCAtcgatgaaaatgaaaatttctgGTGATTCTAATATAAGTGAAG ATAAAAAGGATGAGAAGCGTGAAGGGGAAATGGCTGAAAGTACTAGCTCTGAGACAGATCTTACTCTTGTATTAAATGCGTGGTATTCTGCAGGTTTCTTTACTGGCAA GTATCTTGTGGAGCAATCTGTTGCAAAGAGGCGACATACTTAG